In a genomic window of Onychostoma macrolepis isolate SWU-2019 chromosome 08, ASM1243209v1, whole genome shotgun sequence:
- the osbpl9 gene encoding oxysterol-binding protein-related protein 9 isoform X3, which yields MAFLHFPMQFSSANFHREVFLEVRQDPKLATVTLRPEAETGFVPSVQDFDKKLAEADAYLQILIDQLKLFDEKIKDSKEDESRRKIENLKDTTCSMVESIKHCIVLLQIAKDQSNEQQHSNGLISTINPVDGVFQPSPLNTSVVSASAMPTQTTLPTDGAQVCKTEQRPSSLPVGPVVTVMGSLQTPTPNSTGSGPSAPSSSVTSPSHMNVPPHTVPDFSYSSSEDEFYDADEFYQSSTSPKHCIDPNRTAAVNNEDSTVLKRPDTNESINSSMSNGTTDADQFDSHDERDDDGEGESVEEHKSVIMHLLSQVRLGMDLTKVVLPTFILERRSLLEMYADFFAHPDLFVSIAEQQDPRDRMVHVVKWYLSAFHAGRKGSVAKKPYNPILGEVFFCHWDLPSETEDLAASESVSDGPVPWSSKNSVSFVAEQVSHHPPISAFYAECFSRKIQFNAHIWTKSKFLGMSIGVHNIGQGCVSCLEYDEHYILTFPNGYGRSILTVPWVELGGECNISCSKSGYSANIVFHTKPFYGGKKHRITAEIFAPNDKKSFCSIEGEWNGVMYSKLATGENAVFIDTKKMGIIKKKVRKLEDQVEYESRSLWKDVTVNLKLKDIDAATDAKHSLEEKQRAEARERKEKEMQWETRLFHEDGECWVYDKPLLKRLASQRH from the exons GAGGCAGAAACAGGATTCGTTCCCAGCGTTCAGGACTTCGACAAGAAGCTAGCTGAAGCTGATGCGTATTTGCAGATTTTGATCGACCAGTTAAAA CTCTTCGATGAAAAAATTAAAGACAGCAAGGAAGATGAGTCACGCAGA AAAATCGAGAACCTGAAGGACACGACTTGT agtATGGTAGAATCCATCAAGCACTGTATCGTACTACTACAGATTGCCAAG gaTCAAAGTAACGAACAGCAACACTCAAACGGACTGATA AGCACCATAAACCCAGTGGATGGGGTATTCCAGCCTAGCCCTCTCAACACTTCTGTAGTCAGTGCCAGTGCCATGCCAACGCAGACCACTCTACCCACAG ATGGAGCTCAGGTGTGTAAAACGGAACAGAGGCCTTCTTCTTTACCTGTGGGCCCTGTTGTTACGGTGATGGGCAGCCTTCAGACCCCCACTCCCAACAGCACAG GGAGTGGTCCTTCAGCTCCCAGCAGCAGCGTGACTTCACCCAGTCACATGAACGTACCGCCCCACACTGTCCCTGACTTCTCCTATTCCAGCAGTGAAGATGAGTTTTACGATGCAGATGAGTTTTATCAGAGCAGCACCTCACCAAAACACTGCATAGA TCCGAACAGAACCGCTGCTGTGAACAATGAAGACAGCACAGTCCTGAAACGGCCAGACACCAACGAATCAATCAACTCCTCCATGTCAAACGGCACCACTGATGCAG atcaGTTTGACAGTCATGATGAGAGAGATGATGACGGTGAAGGTGAATCTGtggaagaacacaaaagtgtcATCATGCATCTGCTGTCTCAAGTGCGACTGGGCATGGATCTCACCAAG GTTGTCTTGCCGACATTTATCTTGGAGCGGAGGTCGTTGCTGGAAATGTATGCAGATTTCTTTGCACACCCAGATTTGTTTGTAAG TATTGCAGAGCAGCAGGATCCAAGGGACCGCATGGTACATGTGGTAAAGTGGTACCTCTCAGCCTTTCACGCTGGTCGGAAAGGATCTGTGGCCAAGAAGCCCTACAACCCCATTCTGGGCGAGGTGTTCTTCTGTCACTGGGACCTGCCTTCCGAAACAGAGGATCTTGCTGcttct GAGTCTGTATCAGATGGGCCAGTGCCGTGGAGTAGCAAAAACAGTGTGTCATTTGTGGCAGAGCAGGTTTCTCACCACCCTCCTA TATCTGCGTTTTATGCTGAGTGTTTCAGCAGAAAAATCCAGTTCAACGCCCACATCTGGACGAAATCAAAGTTCCTTGGAATGTCAATTGGTGTTCATAATATTGGTCAAG GTTGTGTGTCTTGTCTTGAATATGATGAGCACTATATTCTTACATTTCCCAATGGCTACGGAAG GTCAATCCTCACTGTTCCATGGGTTGAGCTGGGTGGAGAGTGCAATATTTCCTGTTCCAAATCTGGCTACAGTGCCAATATAGTTTTCCACACCAAACCATTCTATGGAGGAAAGAAGCACAGGATAACTGCTGAGATATT TGCTCCCAATGATAAGAAGTCATTCTGCTCCATAGAGGGAGAGTGGAATGGTGTCATGTATTCAAAATTGGCTACCGGG GAAAATGCAGTATTCATTGACACGAAGAAAATGGGCATTATTAAGAAGAAAGTGCGGAAATTGGAGGACCAGGTGGAATATGAATCCAGAAG TTTGTGGAAGGACGTGACCGTGAACCTGAAACTGAAGGACATTGATGCTGCGACGGATGCCAAACACAGCCTGGAGGAGAAACAGAGGGCGGAGGCAAGAGAAAGGAAGGAGAAGGAAATGCAATGGGAGACGAGA CTGTTTCATGAGGACGGTGAATGCTGGGTCTATGacaagcctcttctgaagcgaCTAGCATCACAACGGCACTGA
- the osbpl9 gene encoding oxysterol-binding protein-related protein 9 isoform X4 yields MSCSGKNREAETGFVPSVQDFDKKLAEADAYLQILIDQLKLFDEKIKDSKEDESRRKIENLKDTTCSMVESIKHCIVLLQIAKDQSNEQQHSNGLISTINPVDGVFQPSPLNTSVVSASAMPTQTTLPTDGAQVCKTEQRPSSLPVGPVVTVMGSLQTPTPNSTGSGPSAPSSSVTSPSHMNVPPHTVPDFSYSSSEDEFYDADEFYQSSTSPKHCIDPNRTAAVNNEDSTVLKRPDTNESINSSMSNGTTDADQFDSHDERDDDGEGESVEEHKSVIMHLLSQVRLGMDLTKVVLPTFILERRSLLEMYADFFAHPDLFVSIAEQQDPRDRMVHVVKWYLSAFHAGRKGSVAKKPYNPILGEVFFCHWDLPSETEDLAASESVSDGPVPWSSKNSVSFVAEQVSHHPPISAFYAECFSRKIQFNAHIWTKSKFLGMSIGVHNIGQGCVSCLEYDEHYILTFPNGYGRSILTVPWVELGGECNISCSKSGYSANIVFHTKPFYGGKKHRITAEIFAPNDKKSFCSIEGEWNGVMYSKLATGENAVFIDTKKMGIIKKKVRKLEDQVEYESRSLWKDVTVNLKLKDIDAATDAKHSLEEKQRAEARERKEKEMQWETRLFHEDGECWVYDKPLLKRLASQRH; encoded by the exons GAGGCAGAAACAGGATTCGTTCCCAGCGTTCAGGACTTCGACAAGAAGCTAGCTGAAGCTGATGCGTATTTGCAGATTTTGATCGACCAGTTAAAA CTCTTCGATGAAAAAATTAAAGACAGCAAGGAAGATGAGTCACGCAGA AAAATCGAGAACCTGAAGGACACGACTTGT agtATGGTAGAATCCATCAAGCACTGTATCGTACTACTACAGATTGCCAAG gaTCAAAGTAACGAACAGCAACACTCAAACGGACTGATA AGCACCATAAACCCAGTGGATGGGGTATTCCAGCCTAGCCCTCTCAACACTTCTGTAGTCAGTGCCAGTGCCATGCCAACGCAGACCACTCTACCCACAG ATGGAGCTCAGGTGTGTAAAACGGAACAGAGGCCTTCTTCTTTACCTGTGGGCCCTGTTGTTACGGTGATGGGCAGCCTTCAGACCCCCACTCCCAACAGCACAG GGAGTGGTCCTTCAGCTCCCAGCAGCAGCGTGACTTCACCCAGTCACATGAACGTACCGCCCCACACTGTCCCTGACTTCTCCTATTCCAGCAGTGAAGATGAGTTTTACGATGCAGATGAGTTTTATCAGAGCAGCACCTCACCAAAACACTGCATAGA TCCGAACAGAACCGCTGCTGTGAACAATGAAGACAGCACAGTCCTGAAACGGCCAGACACCAACGAATCAATCAACTCCTCCATGTCAAACGGCACCACTGATGCAG atcaGTTTGACAGTCATGATGAGAGAGATGATGACGGTGAAGGTGAATCTGtggaagaacacaaaagtgtcATCATGCATCTGCTGTCTCAAGTGCGACTGGGCATGGATCTCACCAAG GTTGTCTTGCCGACATTTATCTTGGAGCGGAGGTCGTTGCTGGAAATGTATGCAGATTTCTTTGCACACCCAGATTTGTTTGTAAG TATTGCAGAGCAGCAGGATCCAAGGGACCGCATGGTACATGTGGTAAAGTGGTACCTCTCAGCCTTTCACGCTGGTCGGAAAGGATCTGTGGCCAAGAAGCCCTACAACCCCATTCTGGGCGAGGTGTTCTTCTGTCACTGGGACCTGCCTTCCGAAACAGAGGATCTTGCTGcttct GAGTCTGTATCAGATGGGCCAGTGCCGTGGAGTAGCAAAAACAGTGTGTCATTTGTGGCAGAGCAGGTTTCTCACCACCCTCCTA TATCTGCGTTTTATGCTGAGTGTTTCAGCAGAAAAATCCAGTTCAACGCCCACATCTGGACGAAATCAAAGTTCCTTGGAATGTCAATTGGTGTTCATAATATTGGTCAAG GTTGTGTGTCTTGTCTTGAATATGATGAGCACTATATTCTTACATTTCCCAATGGCTACGGAAG GTCAATCCTCACTGTTCCATGGGTTGAGCTGGGTGGAGAGTGCAATATTTCCTGTTCCAAATCTGGCTACAGTGCCAATATAGTTTTCCACACCAAACCATTCTATGGAGGAAAGAAGCACAGGATAACTGCTGAGATATT TGCTCCCAATGATAAGAAGTCATTCTGCTCCATAGAGGGAGAGTGGAATGGTGTCATGTATTCAAAATTGGCTACCGGG GAAAATGCAGTATTCATTGACACGAAGAAAATGGGCATTATTAAGAAGAAAGTGCGGAAATTGGAGGACCAGGTGGAATATGAATCCAGAAG TTTGTGGAAGGACGTGACCGTGAACCTGAAACTGAAGGACATTGATGCTGCGACGGATGCCAAACACAGCCTGGAGGAGAAACAGAGGGCGGAGGCAAGAGAAAGGAAGGAGAAGGAAATGCAATGGGAGACGAGA CTGTTTCATGAGGACGGTGAATGCTGGGTCTATGacaagcctcttctgaagcgaCTAGCATCACAACGGCACTGA
- the osbpl9 gene encoding oxysterol-binding protein-related protein 9 isoform X5, which translates to MVESIKHCIVLLQIAKDQSNEQQHSNGLISTINPVDGVFQPSPLNTSVVSASAMPTQTTLPTDGAQVCKTEQRPSSLPVGPVVTVMGSLQTPTPNSTGSGPSAPSSSVTSPSHMNVPPHTVPDFSYSSSEDEFYDADEFYQSSTSPKHCIDPNRTAAVNNEDSTVLKRPDTNESINSSMSNGTTDADQFDSHDERDDDGEGESVEEHKSVIMHLLSQVRLGMDLTKVVLPTFILERRSLLEMYADFFAHPDLFVSIAEQQDPRDRMVHVVKWYLSAFHAGRKGSVAKKPYNPILGEVFFCHWDLPSETEDLAASESVSDGPVPWSSKNSVSFVAEQVSHHPPISAFYAECFSRKIQFNAHIWTKSKFLGMSIGVHNIGQGCVSCLEYDEHYILTFPNGYGRSILTVPWVELGGECNISCSKSGYSANIVFHTKPFYGGKKHRITAEIFAPNDKKSFCSIEGEWNGVMYSKLATGENAVFIDTKKMGIIKKKVRKLEDQVEYESRSLWKDVTVNLKLKDIDAATDAKHSLEEKQRAEARERKEKEMQWETRLFHEDGECWVYDKPLLKRLASQRH; encoded by the exons ATGGTAGAATCCATCAAGCACTGTATCGTACTACTACAGATTGCCAAG gaTCAAAGTAACGAACAGCAACACTCAAACGGACTGATA AGCACCATAAACCCAGTGGATGGGGTATTCCAGCCTAGCCCTCTCAACACTTCTGTAGTCAGTGCCAGTGCCATGCCAACGCAGACCACTCTACCCACAG ATGGAGCTCAGGTGTGTAAAACGGAACAGAGGCCTTCTTCTTTACCTGTGGGCCCTGTTGTTACGGTGATGGGCAGCCTTCAGACCCCCACTCCCAACAGCACAG GGAGTGGTCCTTCAGCTCCCAGCAGCAGCGTGACTTCACCCAGTCACATGAACGTACCGCCCCACACTGTCCCTGACTTCTCCTATTCCAGCAGTGAAGATGAGTTTTACGATGCAGATGAGTTTTATCAGAGCAGCACCTCACCAAAACACTGCATAGA TCCGAACAGAACCGCTGCTGTGAACAATGAAGACAGCACAGTCCTGAAACGGCCAGACACCAACGAATCAATCAACTCCTCCATGTCAAACGGCACCACTGATGCAG atcaGTTTGACAGTCATGATGAGAGAGATGATGACGGTGAAGGTGAATCTGtggaagaacacaaaagtgtcATCATGCATCTGCTGTCTCAAGTGCGACTGGGCATGGATCTCACCAAG GTTGTCTTGCCGACATTTATCTTGGAGCGGAGGTCGTTGCTGGAAATGTATGCAGATTTCTTTGCACACCCAGATTTGTTTGTAAG TATTGCAGAGCAGCAGGATCCAAGGGACCGCATGGTACATGTGGTAAAGTGGTACCTCTCAGCCTTTCACGCTGGTCGGAAAGGATCTGTGGCCAAGAAGCCCTACAACCCCATTCTGGGCGAGGTGTTCTTCTGTCACTGGGACCTGCCTTCCGAAACAGAGGATCTTGCTGcttct GAGTCTGTATCAGATGGGCCAGTGCCGTGGAGTAGCAAAAACAGTGTGTCATTTGTGGCAGAGCAGGTTTCTCACCACCCTCCTA TATCTGCGTTTTATGCTGAGTGTTTCAGCAGAAAAATCCAGTTCAACGCCCACATCTGGACGAAATCAAAGTTCCTTGGAATGTCAATTGGTGTTCATAATATTGGTCAAG GTTGTGTGTCTTGTCTTGAATATGATGAGCACTATATTCTTACATTTCCCAATGGCTACGGAAG GTCAATCCTCACTGTTCCATGGGTTGAGCTGGGTGGAGAGTGCAATATTTCCTGTTCCAAATCTGGCTACAGTGCCAATATAGTTTTCCACACCAAACCATTCTATGGAGGAAAGAAGCACAGGATAACTGCTGAGATATT TGCTCCCAATGATAAGAAGTCATTCTGCTCCATAGAGGGAGAGTGGAATGGTGTCATGTATTCAAAATTGGCTACCGGG GAAAATGCAGTATTCATTGACACGAAGAAAATGGGCATTATTAAGAAGAAAGTGCGGAAATTGGAGGACCAGGTGGAATATGAATCCAGAAG TTTGTGGAAGGACGTGACCGTGAACCTGAAACTGAAGGACATTGATGCTGCGACGGATGCCAAACACAGCCTGGAGGAGAAACAGAGGGCGGAGGCAAGAGAAAGGAAGGAGAAGGAAATGCAATGGGAGACGAGA CTGTTTCATGAGGACGGTGAATGCTGGGTCTATGacaagcctcttctgaagcgaCTAGCATCACAACGGCACTGA